A single window of Nocardioides kongjuensis DNA harbors:
- the pdxS gene encoding pyridoxal 5'-phosphate synthase lyase subunit PdxS: MSEQQEHGTTRVKRGMAEMLKGGVIMDVVTPEQAKIAEDAGAVAVMALERVPADIRAQGGVSRMSDPDMIDGIIEAVSIPVMAKARIGHFAEAQVLQSLGVDYIDESEVLTPADYANHIDKWAFTVPFVCGATNLGEALRRITEGAAMIRSKGEAGTGDVSNAVTHMRTIRAEIRRLGSLADDELYVAAKELQAPYDLVVEVARTGTLPVVLFTAGGIATPADAAMMMQLGAEGVFVGSGIFKSGNPAQRAEAIVKATTFFDDPDVVAKVSRGLGEAMVGINVEEIPQPHRLAERGW, from the coding sequence ATGAGCGAGCAGCAGGAGCACGGCACCACCCGAGTCAAGCGCGGCATGGCCGAGATGCTCAAGGGTGGCGTCATCATGGACGTCGTCACCCCGGAGCAGGCGAAGATCGCCGAGGACGCCGGCGCGGTGGCCGTCATGGCGCTGGAGCGGGTCCCCGCGGACATCCGCGCCCAGGGCGGCGTGTCGCGGATGAGCGACCCCGACATGATCGACGGCATCATCGAGGCCGTCTCGATCCCGGTGATGGCGAAGGCCCGGATCGGCCACTTCGCCGAGGCCCAGGTGCTGCAGTCCCTCGGCGTCGACTACATCGACGAGTCCGAGGTCCTCACGCCGGCCGACTACGCCAACCACATCGACAAGTGGGCCTTCACGGTTCCCTTCGTCTGCGGTGCGACCAACCTGGGTGAGGCGCTGCGCCGGATCACCGAGGGCGCCGCCATGATCCGCTCGAAGGGCGAGGCCGGCACCGGCGACGTCTCCAACGCGGTCACCCACATGCGGACCATCCGTGCGGAGATCCGTCGTCTCGGGTCGCTGGCCGACGACGAGCTGTACGTCGCCGCGAAGGAGCTCCAGGCGCCGTACGACCTGGTCGTCGAGGTCGCCCGCACCGGCACGCTGCCGGTCGTGCTGTTCACCGCCGGCGGCATCGCCACCCCGGCGGACGCGGCGATGATGATGCAGCTCGGTGCCGAGGGCGTCTTCGTCGGCTCGGGCATCTTCAAGTCGGGCAACCCCGCCCAGCGTGCCGAGGCGATCGTGAAGGCCACGACCTTCTTCGACGACCCCGACGTGGTCGCGAAGGTCTCGCGCGGCCTGGGCGAGGCCATGGTCGGCATCAACGTCGAGGAGATCCCGCAGCCCCACCGCCTGGCCGAGCGCGGCTGGTGA
- a CDS encoding excalibur calcium-binding domain-containing protein: MKSHRLAAVLATAALLAPASLVLAGPADAAGPKTYRNCTALNKDYPHGVGKPGAVDKTSGTRVTSFTRNAKLYRANAKSDRDKDGIACEKA; this comes from the coding sequence ATGAAGAGCCACCGTCTCGCCGCTGTCCTCGCCACCGCCGCCCTGCTGGCTCCCGCCTCGCTGGTCCTCGCCGGCCCGGCCGACGCGGCCGGACCGAAGACCTACCGGAACTGCACGGCGCTCAACAAGGACTACCCGCACGGCGTCGGCAAGCCGGGCGCGGTCGACAAGACCTCGGGGACGAGGGTCACGAGCTTCACCCGCAACGCCAAGCTCTACCGGGCCAACGCCAAGAGCGATCGCGACAAGGACGGGATCGCCTGCGAGAAGGCCTAG
- a CDS encoding Dps family protein, with protein MASTPTLHFTAPGLDEKTAARVVELLQSRLDACTDLHLTLKHVHWNVVGPHFIAVHEMLDPQVDTVRGFADALAERIATLGGSPQGTPGGLVGRRPWDDYDVGRGTTQQHLAALDAVYAGVISSYRDGIKELDDLDLVTQDMFIGQTEQLELFHWFVRAHLEDTGGRLSTDRGEGRG; from the coding sequence ATGGCTTCCACCCCGACCCTGCACTTCACCGCTCCCGGCCTCGACGAGAAGACTGCCGCACGCGTCGTCGAGCTCCTGCAGAGCCGTCTCGACGCCTGCACCGACCTGCACCTCACGCTCAAGCACGTGCACTGGAACGTCGTCGGCCCGCACTTCATCGCCGTCCACGAGATGCTCGACCCGCAGGTCGACACCGTGCGCGGCTTCGCCGACGCCCTCGCCGAGCGGATCGCCACGCTCGGCGGCTCACCCCAGGGCACGCCCGGCGGCCTGGTCGGCCGCCGGCCGTGGGACGACTACGACGTCGGTCGCGGCACCACCCAGCAGCACCTCGCCGCGCTCGACGCCGTCTACGCGGGCGTGATCTCGTCGTACCGCGACGGGATCAAGGAGCTCGACGACCTCGACCTGGTCACCCAGGACATGTTCATCGGGCAGACCGAGCAGCTGGAGCTGTTCCACTGGTTCGTCCGCGCACACCTGGAGGACACCGGCGGGCGGCTCAGCACGGACCGGGGCGAGGGCCGGGGCTAG
- a CDS encoding TetR/AcrR family transcriptional regulator yields MTSEGVDTEPLDGRRRRWQEHNQVRRQVIIDAAIAVLERQAPGEEVQVQAVADEAGMSRTVIYRHFEDRSDLDRAVQREICDQVGGELLPALSYDGTPDQIIHRIVGSFIRWAEAHPTLYWFAERDLAGWGPSPLSQAVEQVAEGIEGIMAIVVAALGVELTDDDRAALDPWVFGMIGAVFAAVRRWLERPVREPGIEACISILSESIWLQINGMALSRGLNLPDLPVAELLQALGPADGESGSEGGA; encoded by the coding sequence ATGACCTCGGAGGGTGTGGACACCGAGCCGCTCGACGGGCGTCGGCGGCGCTGGCAGGAGCACAACCAGGTGCGCCGCCAGGTGATCATCGACGCGGCGATCGCCGTGCTCGAGCGCCAGGCGCCGGGCGAGGAGGTCCAGGTCCAGGCGGTCGCCGACGAGGCGGGCATGAGCCGCACGGTCATCTACCGCCACTTCGAGGACCGCTCCGACCTCGACCGCGCCGTGCAGCGGGAGATCTGCGACCAGGTCGGCGGTGAGCTGCTGCCCGCGCTGTCCTACGACGGGACGCCGGACCAGATCATCCACCGCATCGTCGGCAGCTTCATCCGCTGGGCCGAGGCCCACCCCACGCTGTACTGGTTCGCCGAGCGGGACCTCGCCGGCTGGGGCCCGAGCCCGCTCAGCCAGGCGGTCGAGCAGGTCGCCGAGGGCATCGAGGGGATCATGGCCATCGTCGTCGCGGCGTTGGGCGTCGAGCTCACCGACGACGACCGAGCCGCCCTCGACCCGTGGGTGTTCGGCATGATCGGCGCCGTGTTCGCCGCGGTCCGCCGCTGGCTCGAGCGCCCCGTCCGCGAGCCCGGCATCGAGGCCTGCATCAGCATCCTGTCCGAGTCGATCTGGCTGCAGATCAACGGGATGGCTCTCTCCCGCGGCCTCAACCTGCCCGACCTGCCGGTGGCCGAGCTGCTCCAGGCACTCGGCCCGGCCGACGGGGAGTCCGGCTCCGAGGGCGGCGCATGA
- a CDS encoding alternate-type signal peptide domain-containing protein, which yields MKKTTKGALAAGTAAVLLMGGAGTLAYWTDSDTVTGSSITSGHLSLDASACQGTTGWLLEGAPFDPSTGTLIPGDTLSKTCNAVVNVKGTHFTQVDIQATAPNGPAAAAPWDELTVAATVNGSTTGANNVAVSQGANNIPVSITVTWPYGPSADNDLNGDLTTALGNIAITAVQDHKADPN from the coding sequence ATGAAGAAGACGACGAAGGGCGCGCTCGCGGCAGGAACCGCAGCCGTCCTGCTCATGGGTGGTGCGGGCACCCTGGCCTACTGGACCGACAGCGACACCGTCACCGGGTCGAGCATCACGAGCGGCCACCTGAGCCTCGACGCCTCGGCGTGCCAGGGCACCACCGGCTGGCTGCTCGAGGGCGCTCCCTTCGACCCCTCGACCGGGACGCTGATCCCCGGCGACACGCTGAGCAAGACCTGCAACGCCGTGGTCAACGTGAAGGGCACCCACTTCACCCAGGTCGACATCCAGGCGACCGCGCCGAACGGCCCCGCCGCCGCCGCTCCGTGGGACGAGCTGACGGTCGCTGCGACGGTCAACGGCTCGACGACCGGCGCCAACAACGTCGCCGTCAGCCAGGGCGCCAACAACATCCCGGTCTCGATCACGGTCACCTGGCCGTACGGCCCCAGCGCCGACAACGACCTGAACGGCGACCTGACGACCGCGCTGGGCAACATCGCGATCACCGCTGTCCAGGACCACAAGGCCGACCCCAACTGA
- the pgsA gene encoding phosphatidylinositol phosphate synthase — protein sequence MLERFKEFWAGTVLHPVVRLFIRLGISPDAVTLVGTIGVSAGALIFFPQGELLVGVLFITAFVFSDLIDGRMARETGRVSKFGAFWDSTLDRIGDGAIFGGLALYFAGTGKDQGDSYLYLCVTLWCLVMGSVTSYARARAESLGMDAKGGIAERADRLVSILVMTGLGALLDLPILMYVTLWALALASTYTVVFRVLKVRRQALAAEAGPSGS from the coding sequence GTGTTGGAGCGCTTCAAGGAGTTCTGGGCCGGGACCGTGCTGCACCCCGTGGTGCGGCTGTTCATCCGGCTGGGCATCAGTCCCGACGCGGTCACCCTCGTGGGCACCATCGGTGTCAGCGCCGGTGCCCTGATCTTCTTCCCGCAGGGCGAGCTGCTCGTCGGCGTCCTGTTCATCACGGCGTTCGTCTTCAGCGACCTGATCGACGGCCGGATGGCCCGTGAGACCGGCCGGGTCTCGAAGTTCGGCGCCTTCTGGGACTCCACCCTCGACCGGATCGGCGACGGCGCGATCTTCGGCGGCCTCGCCCTCTACTTCGCCGGCACCGGCAAGGACCAGGGCGACAGCTACCTCTACCTGTGCGTGACGCTGTGGTGCCTGGTGATGGGCTCGGTCACCTCCTACGCCCGCGCCCGTGCCGAGTCCCTCGGCATGGACGCCAAGGGCGGCATCGCCGAGCGCGCCGACCGGCTCGTCTCGATCCTCGTGATGACCGGTCTGGGAGCGCTGCTCGACCTGCCGATCCTGATGTACGTCACGCTCTGGGCGCTCGCCCTCGCGAGCACCTACACGGTGGTCTTCCGGGTGCTGAAGGTGCGCCGCCAGGCGCTCGCCGCCGAGGCCGGCCCCTCCGGCTCCTGA
- the thrS gene encoding threonine--tRNA ligase, which translates to MPDIKVAVLSPDARQEETVTTGTKAWELFRDDADVIAARVGGQLKDLSYELADGDEVEGVLIGSPDGLDILRHSTAHVLAQAVQQVFPEAKLGIGPPIQDGFYYDFDVETPFVPEDLVKLETAMRKIVKENQRFDRRVTTDEDALVELADEPYKVELIGLKGSAGEAAEGASAEVGAGELTIYDNINRNGEVAWKDLCRGPHLPTTKRIPAFKLMRSAAAYWRGDEKNKQLQRIYGTAWPSKEELEAHLHRLEEAERRDHRKLGRELDLFSFPDEIGSGLPVFHPKGGVIKREMEDYVRRRHIEEGFSYVGTPHISKDGLFHTSGHLPHYADTMFPPMEFEGANYQLKAMNCPMHNLIFSSRGRSYRELPLRLFEFGSVYRYEKSGVIHGLTRVRGFAQDDSHSYCTPEQAPAEVKHLLDFMLSVLRDFGLDDFYLELSTRDDSKADKFIGSDEDWATATAILEQVATESGLELVPDPGGAAFYGPKISVQAKDAIGRTWQMGTVQYDFNQPARFGLEYTTSDGSKQQPVMIHSAKFGSIERFLGVLVEHYAGAFPPWLAPVQVVGIPVADAFTDYLYEVTDQLKARGIRVEVDESDDRFQKKIRNAQLQKVPFMLIAGGEDVEKGAVSFRYRDGRQDNGVPIDEAIARVVAVVESREQV; encoded by the coding sequence GTGCCCGACATCAAGGTCGCCGTACTCAGTCCTGACGCGCGCCAGGAGGAGACGGTCACCACGGGCACCAAGGCCTGGGAGCTGTTCCGCGACGACGCCGACGTCATCGCCGCCCGTGTCGGCGGTCAGCTCAAGGACCTCTCCTACGAGCTCGCCGACGGCGACGAGGTCGAGGGCGTGCTGATCGGGAGCCCCGACGGCCTCGACATCCTGCGGCACTCCACCGCCCACGTGCTGGCGCAGGCGGTGCAGCAGGTGTTCCCGGAGGCCAAGCTCGGGATCGGTCCGCCGATCCAGGACGGCTTCTACTACGACTTCGACGTCGAGACCCCGTTCGTGCCCGAGGACCTGGTCAAGCTCGAGACCGCGATGCGCAAGATCGTCAAGGAGAACCAGCGCTTCGACCGCCGGGTCACCACCGACGAGGACGCGCTGGTCGAGCTCGCCGACGAGCCCTACAAGGTCGAGCTGATCGGTCTCAAGGGCAGCGCCGGCGAGGCGGCCGAGGGCGCGAGCGCCGAGGTCGGGGCCGGCGAGCTGACCATCTACGACAACATCAACCGCAACGGCGAGGTCGCCTGGAAGGACCTCTGCCGGGGCCCGCACCTGCCGACCACGAAGCGGATCCCTGCGTTCAAGCTGATGCGCAGCGCCGCGGCGTACTGGCGCGGGGACGAGAAGAACAAGCAGCTCCAGCGCATCTACGGCACCGCCTGGCCCAGCAAGGAGGAGCTCGAGGCCCACCTGCACCGCCTCGAGGAGGCCGAGCGCCGCGACCACCGCAAGCTCGGCCGCGAGCTGGACCTGTTCTCCTTCCCCGACGAGATCGGCTCCGGCCTGCCGGTGTTCCACCCCAAGGGTGGTGTGATCAAGCGGGAGATGGAGGACTACGTCCGCCGCCGGCACATCGAGGAGGGCTTCTCGTACGTCGGCACGCCCCACATCTCCAAGGACGGCCTGTTCCACACCTCCGGCCACCTGCCGCACTACGCCGACACGATGTTCCCGCCGATGGAGTTCGAGGGCGCGAACTACCAGCTGAAGGCGATGAACTGCCCGATGCACAACCTGATCTTCAGCAGCCGCGGGCGCTCCTACCGCGAGCTGCCGCTGCGGCTGTTCGAGTTCGGCAGCGTCTACCGCTACGAGAAGTCCGGCGTGATCCACGGCCTGACCCGGGTGCGCGGCTTCGCCCAGGACGACTCGCACTCCTACTGCACTCCCGAGCAGGCCCCGGCCGAGGTCAAGCACCTGCTCGACTTCATGCTGAGCGTGCTGCGCGACTTCGGCCTCGACGACTTCTACCTCGAGCTGTCGACGCGCGACGACAGCAAGGCCGACAAGTTCATCGGCAGCGACGAGGACTGGGCGACCGCCACCGCGATCCTCGAGCAGGTCGCCACCGAGTCGGGCCTCGAGCTCGTCCCCGACCCGGGAGGCGCGGCCTTCTACGGCCCGAAGATCTCGGTCCAGGCCAAGGACGCCATCGGTCGCACCTGGCAGATGGGCACGGTCCAGTACGACTTCAACCAGCCCGCGCGGTTCGGCCTGGAGTACACCACCTCCGACGGCTCCAAGCAGCAGCCGGTCATGATCCACTCGGCGAAGTTCGGCTCGATCGAGCGCTTCCTCGGCGTCCTCGTCGAGCACTACGCGGGCGCGTTCCCTCCGTGGCTGGCCCCGGTGCAGGTCGTCGGCATCCCCGTGGCCGATGCGTTCACCGACTACCTCTACGAGGTGACCGACCAGCTCAAGGCGCGAGGGATCCGGGTCGAGGTCGACGAGTCGGACGACCGGTTCCAGAAGAAGATCCGCAACGCGCAGCTGCAGAAGGTCCCGTTCATGCTCATCGCCGGCGGCGAGGACGTGGAGAAGGGCGCGGTCAGCTTCCGCTACCGCGACGGGCGCCAGGACAACGGCGTGCCGATCGACGAGGCCATCGCCCGCGTCGTCGCCGTGGTCGAGTCCCGCGAGCAGGTCTGA
- a CDS encoding PKD domain-containing protein produces MKLPAAAAVVLGATSLALVPTPPSATAAVPTVVASLVQNISTAGWSTPLPDPAGITYLPGRDHLLLSDSEVDETPVFQNANIVEITRTGTIVDRGVTTAYSKEAAGIGHNPSNGHVFVSDDDQFRVHEITVGADGRYGTADDGHTFINTAAFGSTDPEDVTYFPPTGELFVLDGADNDVHRVSPGPNGVFDGVAPTGDDTATEFDIQRYGAEDPEGIGYHPGRGTLVVVDSTSDRIYELNRDLVLVSQIDIGASNQVFAAGVAVAPASNDPSRYDYYVVDRGIDNDVAPNENDGRLYELRADLPPIGNLAPVVDASPDAPVEVGTPIDLSATVRDDGVPAAATLQWSTVSGPGAVGFSAPTQPQTSATFTTPGSYVLRATATDGQLTGSDDVTITVVARGAPRPLDTPVAKAFDDVEQRPTGFADWLGATLNIPNAGTTSQTIGLRFADLAVPVGATITEAWIQFAASGSTSTATSVQVRGIAADDTPTFTTSSTTVSSKPKTTAQVAWSPAAWTSGQRGAAQRTTDLKSIVQEVVSRPGWRQGNALAFAMTGSGERRASSHDGPTPPVLHLAYTVPQQQDTPPTAAFTSSCSALSCSFDGSGSFDAQGPLASLQWSFGDGGTATGALTNRTYAAPGTYDVSLVVTDSAGQTGTVTHQVSVGDSTPIGFRAVTRTNVNSTAPSVTVPAAVRDGDAMLLFATINVTTLTVTPPAGWTQLADFVTGSQRTLLWRRVATAGDAGTPVGVQLSGYAKVALQLAAYAGASRTTPVALVATRGDPANTLDHPTPAVAVNGAGRWVVSYWADKSSATTDWRPPAGVAVRDETIGTSGGHVDALLADGGGAAPEGTSPALTASTDASSRAAMITVVLQPG; encoded by the coding sequence ATGAAGCTCCCAGCCGCGGCGGCTGTCGTGCTCGGCGCGACCAGCCTTGCCCTCGTCCCCACGCCACCGTCTGCCACGGCCGCGGTGCCGACCGTGGTGGCGAGCCTGGTGCAGAACATCTCGACGGCGGGCTGGTCGACCCCGCTGCCCGACCCGGCGGGCATCACCTACCTGCCGGGGCGTGACCACCTGCTGCTCTCGGACTCCGAGGTCGACGAGACGCCGGTCTTCCAGAACGCGAACATCGTGGAGATCACCCGGACCGGCACGATCGTGGACCGCGGCGTCACCACGGCGTACAGCAAGGAGGCCGCGGGAATAGGTCACAACCCGTCGAACGGCCACGTCTTCGTGTCCGACGACGACCAGTTCCGGGTGCACGAGATCACCGTCGGGGCCGACGGCCGCTACGGCACCGCCGACGACGGGCACACCTTCATCAACACGGCCGCGTTCGGGAGCACCGACCCGGAGGACGTGACCTACTTCCCGCCGACCGGCGAGCTGTTCGTGCTCGACGGGGCCGACAACGACGTGCACCGTGTCTCACCGGGCCCCAACGGCGTCTTCGACGGCGTCGCGCCGACGGGTGACGACACCGCGACGGAGTTCGACATCCAGCGGTACGGCGCCGAGGACCCCGAGGGCATCGGCTACCACCCGGGGCGGGGCACGCTCGTGGTGGTCGACAGCACCTCGGACCGGATCTACGAGCTCAACCGAGACCTGGTCCTGGTCTCCCAGATCGACATCGGCGCCTCCAACCAGGTGTTCGCGGCCGGGGTGGCCGTGGCCCCGGCGAGCAACGACCCGAGCCGCTACGACTACTACGTGGTCGACCGTGGCATCGACAACGACGTGGCGCCCAACGAGAACGACGGCCGGCTCTACGAGCTGCGCGCCGACCTGCCGCCGATCGGCAACCTGGCGCCGGTGGTCGACGCCAGCCCGGACGCGCCCGTCGAGGTCGGCACGCCGATCGACCTGAGCGCCACGGTCCGCGACGACGGCGTGCCGGCGGCCGCGACCCTGCAGTGGAGCACCGTGTCCGGCCCGGGCGCCGTGGGCTTCTCGGCACCCACCCAGCCACAGACCAGCGCCACCTTCACCACCCCGGGCAGCTACGTCCTGCGGGCCACGGCGACCGACGGCCAGCTCACCGGCTCCGACGACGTCACGATCACCGTCGTCGCCCGCGGGGCACCGCGCCCGCTTGACACCCCGGTCGCCAAGGCCTTCGACGACGTCGAGCAGAGACCGACCGGCTTCGCCGACTGGCTGGGTGCGACGTTGAACATCCCCAACGCGGGCACCACCAGCCAGACCATCGGCCTGCGGTTCGCGGACCTCGCCGTGCCGGTCGGCGCGACGATCACCGAGGCGTGGATCCAGTTCGCGGCCAGCGGCTCGACCAGCACTGCCACGTCGGTCCAGGTGCGGGGCATCGCGGCCGACGACACCCCGACCTTCACCACCTCGTCCACCACCGTGTCGTCCAAGCCGAAGACCACGGCGCAGGTCGCGTGGAGCCCAGCGGCGTGGACGTCCGGGCAGCGCGGCGCGGCACAGCGCACGACCGACCTGAAGAGCATCGTCCAGGAGGTCGTCAGCCGACCCGGGTGGCGGCAGGGCAACGCCCTGGCCTTCGCGATGACCGGGTCCGGCGAGCGCCGGGCGTCCTCGCACGACGGTCCGACCCCGCCCGTGCTGCACCTCGCCTACACGGTGCCCCAGCAGCAGGACACGCCACCGACGGCGGCCTTCACCTCGAGCTGCAGCGCGCTCAGCTGCAGCTTCGACGGATCGGGCTCGTTCGACGCCCAGGGCCCGCTGGCCTCGCTGCAGTGGTCCTTCGGGGACGGAGGCACCGCCACGGGCGCGCTGACCAACCGCACCTACGCCGCCCCCGGGACCTACGACGTCTCGCTGGTCGTGACCGACTCGGCCGGGCAGACCGGCACCGTGACGCACCAGGTGAGCGTCGGCGACAGCACGCCGATCGGCTTCCGGGCCGTCACCCGGACCAACGTCAACAGCACCGCCCCGTCGGTGACGGTGCCGGCCGCCGTACGCGACGGGGACGCGATGCTGCTCTTCGCGACCATCAACGTCACGACACTCACGGTGACCCCGCCCGCCGGGTGGACCCAGCTGGCCGACTTCGTGACGGGCTCGCAACGGACCCTGCTCTGGCGGCGGGTCGCGACTGCCGGCGACGCGGGCACGCCGGTGGGCGTGCAGCTCAGCGGCTACGCGAAGGTCGCCCTCCAGCTCGCCGCGTACGCCGGCGCCTCGCGCACGACGCCCGTCGCCCTCGTCGCCACCCGCGGCGACCCGGCCAACACCCTCGACCACCCGACCCCCGCGGTCGCGGTGAACGGCGCCGGTCGCTGGGTGGTCTCGTACTGGGCCGACAAGTCGTCCGCGACGACCGACTGGCGCCCACCGGCCGGCGTCGCCGTCCGCGACGAGACGATCGGCACCAGCGGCGGTCACGTCGACGCCCTTCTCGCCGACGGCGGGGGAGCGGCACCCGAGGGGACCTCACCCGCGCTGACCGCCTCGACCGACGCGTCGAGCCGGGCGGCGATGATCACGGTGGTGCTGCAGCCGGGATGA
- a CDS encoding flavin-containing monooxygenase: MTQLDDRPVTTADTDPATAWFAAFEDALEARDIDRAAGLFAATSFWRDLIAFSWNLTTVENPDGVADLLAHTLDRVDPRGFRLTEPADTADGVTTAWFEFETSVGRGRGLVRVVDEDGPKAWTFLTTLYELKGHEEPKGVRRPMGAVHGATKERVTWLEKRQAEDAALGVDTQPYVLVVGGGQGGIALGARLRQLGVPALVIDKHPRPGDQWRNRYKSLCLHDPVWYDHLPYLKFPDNWPVFAPKDKVGDWLEFYTRVMEVPYWSNTVATKASYDEATGEWTVHLEREGRPLVLKPTHLVMATGMSGKPNIPVVPGADVFQGEQHHSSQHPGPDAYSGKKVVVIGSNNSAFDICGALWETGADVTMVQRSSTHIVKSDTLMDIGLGDLYSERAVENGVTTEKADLIFASLPYKIMHEFQIPLYDKMRERDQDFYDRMAAAGFDLDWGDDGSGLFMKYLRRGSGYYIDVGAAELVANGDVKLAHGQVDHLTETSVVLEDGTELPADLVVYATGYGSMNGWAADLISQEVADRVGKVWGLGSDTTKDPGPWEGEQRNMWKPTQQENLWFHGGNLHQSRHYSLYLALQLKARHVGIDTPVHRLQEVHHLG; encoded by the coding sequence ATGACCCAGCTCGACGACCGGCCCGTCACCACGGCCGACACCGACCCCGCCACCGCCTGGTTCGCGGCCTTCGAGGACGCCCTCGAGGCCCGCGACATCGACCGCGCCGCCGGCCTGTTCGCCGCGACCAGCTTCTGGCGCGACCTGATCGCCTTCTCCTGGAACCTGACCACCGTCGAGAACCCCGACGGCGTCGCCGACCTGCTCGCGCACACCCTCGACCGGGTCGACCCGCGCGGCTTCCGGCTCACCGAGCCGGCCGACACCGCCGACGGCGTCACCACCGCCTGGTTCGAGTTCGAGACGTCCGTGGGCCGTGGCCGCGGCCTGGTCCGGGTGGTCGACGAGGACGGGCCCAAGGCGTGGACCTTCCTCACCACCCTGTACGAGCTCAAGGGTCACGAGGAGCCGAAGGGCGTACGCCGCCCGATGGGTGCGGTGCACGGAGCCACCAAGGAGCGGGTGACCTGGCTGGAGAAGCGCCAGGCCGAGGACGCCGCGCTCGGCGTCGACACCCAGCCCTACGTCCTCGTCGTCGGCGGCGGCCAGGGCGGGATCGCCCTCGGAGCGCGGCTGCGCCAGCTCGGCGTACCCGCCCTCGTCATCGACAAGCACCCGCGCCCGGGCGACCAGTGGCGCAACCGCTACAAGTCGCTGTGCCTGCACGACCCGGTCTGGTACGACCACCTGCCGTACCTCAAGTTCCCCGACAACTGGCCGGTCTTCGCGCCCAAGGACAAGGTCGGCGACTGGCTGGAGTTCTACACCCGGGTGATGGAGGTGCCGTACTGGTCGAACACGGTCGCCACCAAGGCGTCGTACGACGAGGCCACGGGGGAGTGGACCGTCCACCTCGAGCGCGAGGGCAGGCCGCTCGTCCTCAAGCCCACCCACCTGGTGATGGCGACCGGCATGTCCGGCAAGCCCAACATCCCCGTCGTCCCCGGCGCGGACGTCTTCCAGGGCGAGCAGCACCACTCCTCGCAGCACCCCGGACCGGACGCGTACTCCGGCAAGAAGGTCGTCGTGATCGGCAGCAACAACTCGGCCTTCGACATCTGCGGTGCGCTGTGGGAGACCGGGGCCGACGTGACGATGGTGCAGCGCTCGTCCACGCACATCGTCAAGAGCGACACCCTCATGGACATCGGCCTCGGCGACCTCTACTCGGAGCGTGCGGTCGAGAACGGCGTCACCACCGAGAAGGCCGACCTGATCTTCGCGTCGCTGCCGTACAAGATCATGCACGAGTTCCAGATCCCGCTCTACGACAAGATGCGCGAGCGCGACCAGGACTTCTACGATCGGATGGCCGCCGCCGGCTTCGACCTCGACTGGGGCGACGACGGGTCCGGCCTGTTCATGAAGTACCTGCGCCGCGGCTCGGGCTACTACATCGACGTCGGTGCCGCCGAGCTGGTGGCCAACGGCGACGTCAAGCTCGCCCACGGCCAGGTCGACCACCTGACCGAGACCTCCGTCGTGCTGGAGGACGGGACGGAGCTCCCCGCCGACCTGGTCGTCTACGCCACCGGCTACGGCTCGATGAACGGGTGGGCGGCGGACCTGATCAGCCAGGAGGTCGCCGACAGGGTCGGCAAGGTCTGGGGCCTCGGCTCGGACACCACCAAGGACCCGGGCCCCTGGGAGGGCGAGCAGCGCAACATGTGGAAGCCGACCCAGCAGGAGAACCTCTGGTTCCACGGCGGCAACCTGCACCAGTCGCGCCACTACTCGCTCTACCTGGCCCTGCAGCTCAAGGCCCGGCACGTCGGCATCGACACCCCGGTTCACCGGTTGCAGGAGGTGCATCACCTCGGCTGA
- a CDS encoding HIT family protein, whose translation MSPTTGPDGLDRLWTPHRMAYVRGEADDQAEAQPAHADPRPACPFCRITADPATSTDDELVVVRGRTAYVVLNLYPYNPGHLMVLPYRHVADYLDLDDEETDEVTALTKAALRTIRSVSQPHAFNVGLNLGGAAGGSLSGHLHQHVVPRWSGDANFMTVIGGTKTLPQLLGETRDLLAAAWH comes from the coding sequence ATGAGCCCCACCACCGGGCCCGACGGGCTCGACCGGCTCTGGACGCCGCACCGGATGGCCTACGTCCGCGGCGAGGCCGACGACCAGGCGGAGGCGCAGCCGGCGCACGCCGACCCGCGGCCGGCCTGCCCGTTCTGCCGGATCACCGCCGACCCGGCGACCTCCACCGACGACGAGCTGGTGGTGGTGCGGGGGCGCACGGCGTACGTCGTGCTCAACCTGTACCCCTACAACCCCGGCCACCTGATGGTGCTGCCCTACCGCCACGTCGCCGACTACCTCGACCTCGACGACGAGGAGACCGACGAGGTGACGGCGCTGACCAAGGCGGCGCTGCGCACCATCCGCTCGGTCTCGCAGCCGCACGCCTTCAACGTCGGGCTCAACCTCGGCGGCGCCGCGGGCGGGTCGCTGTCGGGACACCTGCACCAGCACGTCGTACCGCGCTGGTCGGGCGACGCGAACTTCATGACCGTCATCGGCGGCACCAAGACCCTGCCGCAGCTGCTGGGGGAGACCCGCGACCTGCTGGCCGCGGCCTGGCACTGA